Genomic window (Rosa chinensis cultivar Old Blush chromosome 6, RchiOBHm-V2, whole genome shotgun sequence):
AGCTGATATCTCAAATCCCTTGTACCTTCATCATTCAGATCATCCCGGTTTGGTATTGGTCTCCAAACCACTCAATGGAGATAATTACTCCTCATGGCTGAGAGCCATGACAATAGCCCTAAATGCCAAGAACAAGCTTGGCTTTGTCAATGGTGTCATCAAACCTCCCTCAGCAGACAAGTATCCTGATGATTATGCGACTTGGTCTCGATGCAATGATATGATTCATTCTTGGATCATCAACTCGATTACTCCTGAAATTTCTGACAGTGTCATCTACTACACCACCGCTCGTGAGGTTTGGGAGGATCTTCGTGAGCGCTTCTCTCAAAGTAATGCTCCTCGCATCTTTGAAATACAGCGAGAGATTGCTTATCACCGGCAAGAACAATTGTCTGTTTCGTCCTATTACACCAAGCTGAAGAGTCTATGGGATGAGTTGGCTTCCTATACTGATGCGTCATCTTGTTCATGTGGAGCACAACAAGATCGACAAAAGTTGATGCAGTTTCTAATGGGTCTAAATGAATCTTACACTGCTACTCGGGGACAAATACTATTGATGAATCCTCTCCCTTCAATCCGCCAAGCCTATTCCTCGGTTtgtcaagaagaaaaacaaagacttCTTAGTGCCACCAATGCGATTGCAGAGACCAACTCAAGTGCTGCCACGGCTGTACGAAGCAACAGGCCCAACAACTCCACTGTTTCAACCGAAATTGGAAGAACAGATCGTACCTACAACAATCCACAGGACATGCGACGTTTTGACCAAGATAAGCGCCGCTCAGGTTCTTTCAGAGGGCGGCCTCACTGCACCTATTGTGGAGAGATGGGTCATTTTATTGAGAGATGTTATCAACTGAACGGATATCCTCCGGGTCACCCAAAAGCAAGATCGGGCTCTAACTCTAAATCGAACCGTTTCAAGAATGCTCCTGCAGCCAATCAAGTTTCTGAGGGTTCAAGCCGAGATGAAGGAAAGTCGGTAGTGACAACTGAAATTTCTGAGGCTCAAATACAGCAGCTTTTGTCTCTTCTCAAGGACAAAGACGGAAATACAATTTCTCAAGCAAATGCGGCAGTAACCAAACCAGGTTTGTCTAAAATCTCTTCTCGCCGCTGGATCATCGACAGTGGCGCGACAGATCATATCTCTTCATCTCCACAGTTATTCTTGCGTAAGGATAAAAATAGCTCATTACCTCCGGTATTGTTACCAAGTGGAGAAAAGGCAAACATTGTTGCAAAGGGATCCTTACCGCTGAACTCTATATATTATTTGCATGATGTATTATGTGTGCCCACATTCAAAGTGGATTTAATGTCAGTTAGTCGTCTGACCAGAGGTCTCAATTGCTCAGTGACTTTTTTTCCTTATTGGTGTATTTTGCAGGATCTGGATACGAGGAAGATGATTGGTTTGGGTAAGCAGCGTGATGGGCTATACTACTTAGTGGCATTAGCGACGAAGAAAACCACAAACAACCCTCATTCATCCTCACATACTCAACCAACGTGCAACCTCACCACCTCATCTACCGACCTCTGGCACAACCGTTTAGGCCATGTTTCCCATTCCCGTTTAAGTTTTATTGCTAAGAACTTTTTGAATGTTACAGTTCAGTCTAATAATGCTTGCCCTATCTGTCCTCTGGCAAAACAACATCGTTTACCTTTTGGTACTAGTGCAATTTCCTCTGAAAAACCATTTGACCTTATTCATTGTGACATCTGGGGTCGTTATAAAAATCCTTCACTTTCTGGTGCACACTATTTTCTTACTATTGTCGATGATTACACACGCTTTACTTGGATATTTTTGATGAGGCACAAAGATGAAACACAATCTCTTTTAAAGCGTTTTTTTAGTTACGTATCCACTCAATTTGCATCTCACATCAAAATCTTTCGCAGTGACAATGGTGGCGAATTTCTTTCACTCCACTCGTTTTTCAAAGATAATGGTGTTCTTTTCCAACATTCTTGCGTTTACACCCCCCAACAGAATGGGGTGGTGGAACGCAAACACCGCCACATTCTACAAGTAGCACGAGCTCTGAAATTTCAAGCTCAACTCCCCACTCAATTTTGGGGAGAATGTGCACTTACCGCGGTACACATTATCAATCGCTTACCTACACCCGTTCTCTCTTTCAAAACTCCATTCGAACGTCTTTACTTGAAACCACCCACTTTTTCACACCTTCGTGTGTTCGGTTGCTTGGCTTTTGCTACCAATGTCCATACTTCTCATAAATTTGATCATCGTGCTATGGCATGTGTTTTCATAGGTTACCCTGTTGGTCAAAAGGCTTATAAATTGTTGAATCTCTCCACCAAAAATTTTTTCACTAGCAGAGACATCGTTTTTCATGAGCAAGTCTTCCCTTATGCTTCTGTTAAGCCCATTTCCCTTGTCCCTTCGTTGGCCCACTCTTCAGGACCCATACCCACACCAATGCACGACCCCACTCCTTTTATTCCACCTAATTCTAACTCTGCTCCTATTCCCTCATCTTCTTCTCCAGATCCCACGACCACATCATCTACTTTCCCAGAAAGCATCGCGCCCTCTACCCAAACTACCCAGGCCTTGCCGGCGCCATCATCGCCGGCGCCCCCATCCGATCCAACAGCTCATTCGCCTAACCCGCCCGCCCCTTCACCCGATCCACCAGCTCCTTCCCCTGAACCACCTGCCCCCTTCGTCGCTCCAGCCGCTCCACCGGACCGCCGGTGCGGTTCCAAGATTATATCTGCTCTCAAGTCACGCATCCTTGCTCCGATCCGTCATCTTCCTTGCTTCCAGGTCCAACCAAGGGCACTCGATATCCACTGGCTCATTATATCTCCTATCACCGATACCAACCTGCACACCGTTCGTTCCTTGCCCAAATCAGTCATGCCACCGAACCCCAATCTTATTCAGAGGCCGCCGTTCATCCTGAGTGGCAAGACGCGATGCGTTCTGAATTGCAGGCTCTTCAGGCCAATGGCACCTGGACACTCACTAATCTTCCGCCCGGTACGAAACCGATCGGTTGTCGATGGGTATACAAAATTAAACACCGTTCTGACGGTTCTATCGAGCGCTACAAAGCCCGTTTGGTGGCCAAGGGATTCACTCAATTGGAGGGTGTGGATTATCAGGAGACATTTTCCCCCACCGCCAAGATCATTTCAGTTCGTTGTTTGCTTGCTTTGGCAGCCTCTCGTGGCTGGCAACTTCACCAATTGGATGTTAACAATGCCTTTCTTCATGGCGATTTGCATGAAGAAATCTACATGTCTCCGCCGCCAGGGCTTCGGCGACAGGGGGAGGAAACCTTAGTGTGTCGCCTCCATAAGTCATTGTATGGTTTAAAACAGGCATCCCGGCAGTGGTTTGCAAAGTTCTCGGAGGCTATTTGTTCTGCCGGTTTTGTACAGTCACGAGCTGACTACTCATTATTCACCAGAAAGCAAGGCAAGTCCTTTACTGCTCTCttgatatatgttgatgatattttgatTACCGGAAATGATCCTGTGAGTATTGCTGCAATTAAGAAATTCCTGCATAGTCATTTTCGCCTTAAAGATCTTGGTAGCTTGAAATACTTTCTTGGCATTGAGGTTTCTGCTTCTACAAATGGGATTTTTATTTCCCAACGTAAGTATGCATTAGAGATCATTAAGGATGCAGGACTGTTAGGTGCAGCCCCTGTTGATACTCCTATGGAGCGGGGATTAAAATTATCTGACAAAAGTGACTTGCTCAAGGATCCGGGTTCTTATAGAAGATTGGTCGGTAGGTTGATATATCTTATGGTTTCAAGGCCGGATATCACATATTCTGTTCATGTATTAAGCAGGTTTATGCATCAACCTCGGAAGCTTCATATGGAAGCGGCACTCAGGGTCGTGCGTTATCTCAAAAATGCGCCTGGCCAAGGGTTGTTCTTTTCTTCAAATAGTGATTTCAGGTTGAGAGCTTATTGTGATTCAGATTGGGCAGGCTGTCCACTTACTAGAAGGTCCACTACAGGTTATTGTGTTTTCCTTGGACCTTCactaatttcttggaggtcGAAACGCCAGAAAACCGTGTCTCTCTCTTCAGCCGAAGCTGAGTATCGTGCTATGACTGGAGCATGCTGTGAGTTAACTTGGCTACGATATCTGCTCAAAGATTTGGGATTGTTGCATCAAGAACCTGCCTTGTTGTACTGTGACAATAAAGCTGCGCTGCATATTGCAGCCAACCCTGTTTTCCATGAGCGAACGAGGCATATTGAAATGGACTGCCATTACATCAGAGATAAAATTCAGGATGGATCCGTTGCTACGAGATTTGTGAGCTCAGCACATCAATTAGCGGATGTCTTGACTAAAGCCTTGGGAAAAGAAGTTTTTACTCCtatgattcgcaagttgggAGTACAGGACATTCACTCtcctccaacttgagggggagtgttaggaAGTTGATTTAGCATATCTTATATATTAAGTTGTGATAATCTATAAATATTTGTATCCCTTAATTGTAGATTGCTTCCCTAGAATATAGCTTAATTATAGGAGTAGATGACGTGAGGATAGGAATTACTTCCTGTATATGTACACAGCTGCATATCAATGAAATTCAATTCAGCCAAATCTTCTTTCTTTCAGGAAGTTTCCTGTTTATCAGCATATAATTCCTCTTGATCTGTTATGCTTCGGGCGGCAATAGAGGTGAAGGGATCTGTTAAATTTGTGCTGAGGTCTTTAACAAGGACTTTTGTTTCAAGAGGATAATGAATCATGAGCTTATAATATGTTTTGTAAAGATCACTTACAACCATAATGAGTCATTCTGTTCTTCCTTCTTCGCTCCTCATGAGAGATTTCAACTCAGCAGTTAAAAAAACATGACAAATCAAGAATAGGTTTGCTCCAAATGAAAGATTTGCAGGAAAGTATTGAAATTCAATTTAGTGTGGAAATTCTCTGAATGTTTCAGTCATAAATTCCTGCTAATTGAAACTGAAGGAGTTTTCAAGAATGCAGAGACTAGAGAGAGTTGGATGAAATAGAAAATGGGTCGTGTTCTGTTTCATTCTCGTTCACTTGTCGGTTTGTGAGACTTAGTTTTATAGTAACGGATTCAGTTTTTACTTATAACGATAGTTAAGTTTGCAATTACATCAATGACCTTCTATTTCAAAATCTGTGGACAGAAACCAACAACTCAAATTGGGCCCACAACGGCCAGACGCACCCCTATTTGACCTCTATTATTGTTCATGGATAGTTGTCCAATTCTTGTCGAGGAAAGGCAATAGCAAAGCTTAATGATAACAGGAAATTCAATTAAccacaataaaaataaataaaaaatcaaatcaaagcCGAAAATTTTATCAAGTTTGTTCAACATTCTAtgatatattaaaaaaaaaaaaaaattgttcaacACTCAAGTTGAATACTCATCTAATTAAaaattagggttaattacatgtaagtgcatctttgaatgtttttttagtcataaggccacaaactaattttttccctcataagacCACTAGATTAAAGaaggtgttatattttggatataaaaatcaatatatttacataaatgccactagagtaaaaagtcaacaatcattctctctctcctctccggcgaggtttcCGGTCAACTCTGGCAGGTCTCCGGCAGACCTCCGGCCAAAATCCGGCTAGTCTCCGGCCGACCTTCGGCGAACTCCGGCGACCATAAAAGCTACtaccactaacaccaaaagctactgtgatgagatttccggcaacctccgacgaagtcacaaaagctactatcactagtaataaaagctactgtcactagcaacaaaagttacgctggtgagattttcggcgaggtcacaaaagctactatcaccagcaacaaaaactacgctAGTGTGAGATTTCTGACGAGAtcataaaagctactgttacaAGCAACAAAAACTAATGTCACTAACAAAAGTTACGCTCTATGAAATCAAAAGCTACTATCTCTACCAACAAAaattactgtcaccaacaccaaaaactactctcaccactAACAAacactactgtcaccaacacaaGAAAGCTACGTCACCAATATCAGGAAGCTGCTCTCACCATCATCAAAAGTTACTTCCAACAACGCCAAAAGCAATAACTAAGCAAAACGAAAGCTACTCTGAGAGACTGAAAAAGCTATTCTCAAAG
Coding sequences:
- the LOC121049875 gene encoding uncharacterized protein LOC121049875: MRRFDQDKRRSGSFRGRPHCTYCGEMGHFIERCYQLNGYPPGHPKARSGSNSKSNRFKNAPAANQVSEGSSRDEGKSVVTTEISEAQIQQLLSLLKDKDGNTISQANAAVTKPGSGYEEDDWFG